tataataaacttagaaaatttttaatttctaccttgagcTTACAAACCTACAGTGAGAGAACTGTGACACACTGTTCCATTTTCATATTCTTACTCCACTGTTAGAGCCTAATGAATGTTACCCTCTACAGTGACTGTAAAAACTAGTACTACAGCTAGGCCCTAGAAGGGGAAGCTTCTTGGGGTTTCTTTTAAGAAACCATGTAATTGGGTCTCATTATTATGATgatttcaacaacaataacatctttAACATCTAGATCCATCCTCATATTGTACTAACAAGCATTTTTAATTCAAAACGTGTATCTGAGCTGCTTTCATTTGTCGGAATTATCATTGGTGAGAAAACTATTTTCAATCTAAAATATCTGAATCTCAGCAAACAGTgacttaaagatttttttaaagagtagTTAAACTGCAAGGAGTTCAAGTTTTatggaaaaatatttatgaaataattACTGAGTCACATAGAAATAACAAAGTCATGTAAATTTAAGTGTAAAATCATCATAAGAGGTTTAAACTAatttaaatgaatatttaaaacaaaaaaacatttaggaagataaaaagaaatgaaaagcaagtttcagaatctggTGAAattagcaaaaattaaaaagttattaaaataaacTTCGTGTTTCATCTCTACAACAGTTTTGTTTCCTCTTTATAACCTCAAGTTTATTATAAAATACTAGTACTCTTGACatgtttctttattccttcctaactgcaaagataatattttaaagtcactTCCACAAGATGACAATTTtattactcaaattatttcatgGCTATTTTAAATTAATCACAAATGTAGCAAGTGTCTCACTTCTAAAATGTGCTTATATTCCTAAATATTCAAGCAGAAAGCTATATTTTCAGTTTGACCTTACAAGAAACTTCAGGATTCACTGGAAATCTATTTGCCATCCTAGAAAACCAACAACCGTTCCCTCTAAGCACTGGCTGGAATCCCATTTCAAAGGAGATATGTTACAGTTTCTCAACTCCTCTCTGGTCCCTTTCTTGAATTTCTGTAGGACAACAAACCGCAAGCCTGAGGGAGGCTCCTagttcagaattttttttccaaattatttttggCCATAAGGTTAACTAACACATCAGTGATTTTCAATAAATTCCACATTTTTTCAGAAAGCCAAGAAACCTCACTGGATATTTCCTATACCTAGTCTATCAATCTTTTTGTCTAGGAAAGTTTTCTATGTCTGTCACAGCCTATAAGCTTTCAGTGTTAAATTTGGTGTgtgaaactacaaaaaaaaaaaaattctaaaatatgaaaaaaagcaAGGTACCAAGCAGTGTACAAGTACTCCCAGACTTAAAATGGAGTTTTGTTCCCACAACCACTCTGCCCTTAAGTCAGTTCTTAGGTAAACTGAAtaccttgtttctttggttttttcttagttttcattaCTATTGTCTTTATTACCAGTTATCTTtacaaatctgatctttatttgtctttaggggttggaaacattacatacaagcttacagatatattttaatacacacatacatacatatacatcatTAACCATAAGatgcaccaaaaaacaaaaaaaaacagatgttCCTAAGTGTAGTCTGTCAGTAACTTGAATACGttctaagttggggactacctgtttATAGCATGCTACCCCTTGTGTAAAAAATGGTAGTATACTTCAATatgtacaggcagtcccaggAGAAACAGGTATCACTCACTGCCTCTGAGAAGTGCAACTAGGAAGCTGGATGGCAGGAGTGGGAGGGGACATCGCCTCACTGTATTCCCTTTGGtagtatttgctttttttttttgaatgagtgccagcatcattttttaaaaggaaaaagaagccctccccccaaaaaaaatttccTGAGAAATGCATTTCCTGTGAAATCCAATTTACTTAATAGTATTTAAGAATCTACTGAGTATAAATTTCCATACATAATTTAGGCAGACAACAATCTGATGAAATGAATCTGATTAAAACCTTCAATGGAATATCAGATTATTTTATGTCTGTATGTAAATGTACATATACATCCTCCAGACTATACCTATTTTCAGAACCATTTGCACACATTCACACAGTGTTTCTAGCATGCAAGTATGCAATTTCTAGAATAAGATACAATAACCGATAGGGAGAAATGCTGAAGATTGTGGAATTTTTTCACAGCTGTTTACCTCTAACGTAGTATTTGGCATATCACATTCCTAAGCAGTAGAAAGGTGACTCTCTGCAGAGAACCTCCAGATATGATAAAGTTCTCTTTTACTTAAAGATGGAAGTCTTGCAGATATAAATACACTAGTAGCAGGACCCAACacgattaaaaaataaaacaaacaatcacGTGTAGTATAACGACCTAGTGTGAATTGCTATTCTTGAACctctatggataacattacatgAGATAAGATATATAGCCTGAAAACAGAGTCAATATTAATCAACTAGGAAAAAATGTAATTGTAAACAGGTTCTTACTTTGGACAACTAATCAACATGGAGATTAGGATAATGGGTTTCATTTCTGAAATATATTTGAGCTTGCAAATATAATGATTTAGAAATCATTTTTATATCCAAAGATGCAGTAACAACTATTTTTACTTACCTGTTTTCTCTGAGGAAAGCTTGAAATACAAAACTTTCTATGTCTTCTTAAATTTAAGCTAATAAATACACGTAAACAATACAATTTGAATTGAACCAAGAACTTAAAATCCAAAGCGCAATTTTTAGAAGGATCATGACAATgtcttaaacacacacatacgtgCTTCGTTGTTTAacattaccttaaaaaaaaaaaaaaaagacaggaaaggtagGCCTAAGTGTTTCAAATTCAGGAAAGACCTGTAAAAGCAGTATCGTGTGAAAATTGTAGCCTTAGTAGCTTTGCTAGGTCAATAACTGATGTCTGCAAACAATTCATGTAACCTTGGATTTTATtcttataatatttttaagtactACTCTATATAATATAAACTTGCCTGGTTGTCACTCTGCCCCCATAGGTGATCATACTGACTTCCCAatgcccacccccccccccaaaaaatggcAGATGCTTTGCAAAACTACATGGAAATGGACAACACAGTAAGAGCAAAACCAGAGAGGACATTCCAACCAGAAGGCTGAAACTAAACAGGAAAAGGAATAGGTAATACAGTTCTTGTCTTTGAGACATGTGCTGTCAGATTAAACTTGATCGTTTCTCACacatcctttttcttcttttttaagcaATAAAATCTTGCTTAAGAAAGCACTCTCCTTGTTTTGCTTTCTCCTGTCACCAATCACCAAGAAAACTTGCTAaaagttgtatttttgttttccattaTCAATTTTATTACTGCAAGATTGTTTTCAAAATTTAATCAATATGctttgaacactttttttttgtcttattcttTGTCTTGTTCAGCATTTGGTGGAGAGTTCACAATGTTTAAGTTTTCCTTTGCTATCCAGGTGAATTTCCAAATCAAAGGAtgacaaagtttaaaaaaaaatgagtatatcCATGGTTTTGTATTTTTTCAAGAGAAACTACTATCTTCACCTGATTTCTGCATCCATCCCATATTCTTTGAACAGGTTAAATTTgtctgacaacaacaaaaagccccattacaaacacaaatattttggatttttttttccttctcttctttttgaTCATGGTAGTGATAGGAGAACCAACCCCAAGTCGGATATTTGctttttgaaaagaaaagaaaggaggaagggagggaaggaacaaaaaacaaaaaaaaaaaaaggaaaaagaaagcagtaAAGAACTTCACAGGTGCAAACTGAAGGAGATACACTTTAGTAAATAAAAATGTACCCTCCTTCCCTTGTCCAAACCCATCCCCACAGAATAAAACCAGAATACTTACAAGTTAGCAtctatctgtgtctctgtgtgttttctctcttctttgcATTTGGATACTTTGAGCTAATTTGGAAGTGCCCGTTAGGGTAGCTCACAAAATGATGCTTAAAGGTCTAAAGATGCATAAATTAGGAAGCCCTACAATGGCAGAGGACTGTCCTTGTACCTCTTTATGCGCTCTATGGTCGGACccaagagttcttttttttttttttttttttttaacactttaactgATGGAGTCAGTGAAGGGCTGGTCGCTCAAGAGGGCGAAGTGAACCCTGCAATGCAATCCCCTTCCCCTATTACACCGGACTTCGCAACGAAGTCACTTCAGGAAATGAGGGGCGCGATGGGGAGAAGCGCGGAACCCTCCACTCCCAACCCCGACGCCGGTCTTGGAGTTTCTCTTTTTAGCGTTCGAGGGCTGGGTAACGTCCTGGGATAGAGGcaggaagcaaaggagaatgatctTTTCAAGAAACACCCAAATGACCCCTTTACCTTTTTTGCCTCCATTATATGAAgcggaggtggggggggggggggagaaaaagatgtcaatgaccATTGTTTGCTCGTTTGGGATGTTGCTCCGCCCCCCGAGTCTGTCGTAAACCTGGCGCCGGACTAAAATAAACCCCAGATCCCGGAGCTCCGGGGCTCGCCGCCGACTCCTCGTCACAGGCGCCGCCGCTGCGCCACGGTGGCGGCGAGGAGCGGCTGCCGCGACCCGCCCGCGCCCGTCCCGGGCCCCCTACCTGGCGGCCCGCCGAGCCATGTCGTTGAGCCCAAAGCACACGACGCCCTTCTCCGTGTCCGACATCCTGAGCCCCATCGAGGAGACCTACAAGAAGCTCGGCGGTGCCATGGACGGCGCGCCGTCGGGCCTGGGGACGCCCCTCGCGGCCGCCGCCTACCGCGCGCCGCCGCCCGGCCCGTCCTCGCAGGCGGCGGCCGTGACGGGCCTGCAGCCGCCCCACGCCATGTCGGGCCACGGCGCGGCGGCGGCCACCTACCACATGGCGCCCGGCGTCTCGCCGTTCCCGCACGGGGCCGTGGGCGGCTACTGCAACGGCAGCCTGGGCAACGTGGGCGAGCTGCCCGCCTACACGGACGGCATGCTGGGCGGCGCGGCGGCCGCGGCCCCCGGCTGGTACGGCGCCAACCCGGACCCGCGCTTCTCGTCAAGTGAGCGAggcgggcgcgcggcggcgggCGGCTTTTCCCGCCACAAGCGCGGGCGCGGGAGGAGGGCGTCCTGGGGCCCAGACCCGGGCGCACGTGCCCTACTGGGGCCCAGCCTCGGGGGCTGCTGGTCCCAGGGCGCGCGGGGGGTCCGGGGGCCCGTCCCAGGGCACCTGGGTATTTGGGGTTCTCGGGCGCGCGCCGGGTTCGGGGTCCTGGCCCCGGGGCGCGCAGGGGATCCGGGGGCCCGGCCCAGGGCACCAGGGGAATTTGGGGTCCTCGGGCGCGCGCCGGGTTCGGGGTCCTGGCCCCGGGGCGCGCGGGAGGTCCGGGGGCCCCGCCCAGGCCACCGGGGGGATTTGGGGCCCTCGGGCGTGCGTCGGGTTCGGGGTCCTGGTCCTGCCCAGGGCACCGGGGGGACTTGGGGCCCTCAGGCACGCGCCTGGCTCGGGGTCCTGGCCCGGGGCGCGCGGGGGCCCGGGGGGCACCGGGTCCGTACACGCCGCCCTGAGCCCAGCGGCCCCGCGGCGCTGTGGCCGCTGTGGGCGTGCAGACAGCGGGGCGGCCACCGGCACCGGCTCCGGGCGGGCCTGGCGCTCACCGGCCTTCTCTCCTGGGCCCAGTCTCCAGGTTCATGGGGCCGTCGGCGGGCGTGAACGTGGCCGGCATGGGGCCGCTGACGGGCATCGCCGACGCCGCCAAGTCGCTGGCGCCGCTGCACGGGGCGGCGCCGCGAAGGAAGCGCCGCGTGCTCTTCTCGCAAGCCCAAGTCTACGAGCTGGAGCGGCGCTTCAAGCAGCAGAAGTACCTGTCGGCGCCCGAGCGCGAGCACCTGGCCAGTATGATCCACTTGACGCCGACGCAGGTCAAGATCTGGTTCCAGAACCACCGCTACAAGATGAAGCGGCAGGCCAAGGACAAGGCCGCgcagcagctgcagcaggagGGCAGCCTGGGGCCGCCGTCGCCGCGCCGCGTCGCGGTGCCCGTGCTGGTCAAGGACGGCAAGCCGTGCCAGAACGGCGCCAGCACGCCCACGCCGGCCCAGGCCGGCCCGCAGCCGCCGGCCCCGACGCCGGTGCCCGAGCTCCGGGAGCTGTCGCCCAGCCCTCCCGCGCTGCACGGCCCCGGGGGTGGCCTGGCGGCCCTGGACGCGGCGGCCGGAGACTACGGCGGCGGCGTGCTCGGGGCCAACCTGCTCTATGGCAGGACGTGGTGACCGCGCGGGCCCCCGGGCGGGGTCCTGCCTGCGGCCCGAAGGGTCTGCGAGAAGCTGCCAGCACGGTCGGGGGAACCGCAACAGGCCATCGGCAACGAAGGGGccgcggggagggaggggcaggctCTAAGCCTCTTTGCTGGGGGTCGGAGAGAGCGGCGGCCCCAGGGACCGAGTACTGTAACATCTCCCCACGAGGCTATCTAtgacttggtgatttccccttccagAATTTCCTAAATGAAGTGAAAAGCTGGCCAAGTCCCTGTCCACCATGTGCCCAAACAAAGCTCTCAGAGTTTTGAAAGTTGGACACTTTGTTGGTATTTGTAGCTCTACAAATCCACCCAGCTTGAATGATGAGTCCTTTTGAAGTGGAATTTATCTCGGAAGATTAATTTTCAAAGCCCCCCCCCTTAAGTGCAATTTCATTGTTTGAAAGTTGTAGTTCAAGGTGGAGAATGCACATAGCAACATTGTTGCATAAAAATTATTGCCGTTTAGGtaatggaaaaaaagaataaaaaaactcaaaacatggTTATATGGATTGATACAGCTTTTCAAGTTTAATGCTGATTTTAAAATGTGTTGATCATTTGGCAAATGCATTTGTATATTATTCTAAAAGGATTTGTTTTCTAAGATGCTGCTCATTGTAAGAAAGAGGGTTGTAAACTGCTTTTTATATGGAATCTGGTCTCCCAAAATGAACTGATAAATACACCCCGTCTTTCTGTAGATATGTTATTTACCATATCTGAGGTATTTTCTAGTCTTGGATTTGAATACCTGGTAAAGTACTAGAATAAGCAAGTAAAATTGCTAAAACTGACAACTACTGACAACAACTAATCGATATTTGAAAGTACGCCAAGAAGAAAGAGAATAAGGCAATTTATAATCAGGATTTAAAGAATAAGATAGTCATAATTTTTCTGTCATATTT
Above is a genomic segment from Loxodonta africana isolate mLoxAfr1 chromosome 24, mLoxAfr1.hap2, whole genome shotgun sequence containing:
- the NKX2-4 gene encoding homeobox protein Nkx-2.4, translated to MSLSPKHTTPFSVSDILSPIEETYKKLGGAMDGAPSGLGTPLAAAAYRAPPPGPSSQAAAVTGLQPPHAMSGHGAAAATYHMAPGVSPFPHGAVGGYCNGSLGNVGELPAYTDGMLGGAAAAAPGWYGANPDPRFSSISRFMGPSAGVNVAGMGPLTGIADAAKSLAPLHGAAPRRKRRVLFSQAQVYELERRFKQQKYLSAPEREHLASMIHLTPTQVKIWFQNHRYKMKRQAKDKAAQQLQQEGSLGPPSPRRVAVPVLVKDGKPCQNGASTPTPAQAGPQPPAPTPVPELRELSPSPPALHGPGGGLAALDAAAGDYGGGVLGANLLYGRTW